GTTGAGCTAGTACATGTTCAGTTTACTTTCTCTTCTCTTGGTTTGCAACACCTGTTTTCTGCCTCCTTCTTACTGCAAGACCAGCTGGTTCATATGTGCGACTGCAATGaaatgtctctgtctctctagGTGCGATCATGATGGCTGCGGAAAAGCTTTTGCTGCGAGCCACCACCTAAAGACTCACGTCCGGACACACACAGGTGCTTTCAATGTGGACATCGGGGGCACACAGCCACGGACACTGAGGGCAGTGGTTCCTGGTGGGGCACGCATTGACAGCACTGGGGACGGTAGTTGGAAGTATGCCACCCCCCAGTGCTCGCATCTCGTTTTCATGGACTGAATTGAGTGACAGCACAGCAGCGTGTGGCTTGGAGGCATGAAGTGCATTCATCAAAAGCGCTGTATCAGTGCCAGCTGcttgatttgaacctgcaaccttcaggtcaaaGCTCAGAATCGCCAGTTGCCACAATAACTTCCCCCTCGTCCCGATTTTTGCTCAGGATTCCCTGCTGCTGGGGTGTCATTTTCCGCACTTGTTGTGTATCTCTTAGTTTACATCTGAACTTGTGTGTGAGTAAAGAGAGCAGAGCTGCTAGCGAAGGTGCTGTGGAACATGGTGAGAACCAAGGTGCTTTTTCTTAGACGGTACCAGTGGCGCTGTTGAAAACGGCACATATTGCAGGTGGCATTTAGTCACTTCAGGAACCACACATTGGCCAGATAGGTTTCAAGTCCCACGGTGCCTTTGCTTTTTTTGCCAAGAACAGTATTCAACgggaattactgcagtaaaaataccagactgtaaaaaactgaaatgtgtgctAGTTCCTTTGGAAAAGAAAAGTTTAACATAAGCTGCTCTTGATAACACAGCTTCAGTGAGAATATTTTGGATCAAGAAGCATAGTGACAGTGATGAGTAGTCAATAGGTTTGCCTCCTCATAGGTTTACCTCATTGTTTTCCCAGGGGAAAAACCCTTCCTGTGCCCCAGTGATGGCTGCGAGAAGACTTTCAGCTCGCAGTACAGCCTCAAGAGTCACATTCGGGGCCACGATAAGGGCGGTCCTTTGAGCGTAGCCCTCGGGAACTCGCTTTCTGATGTGAGTTTCacttttgttcaaggtgacaAGTTCACCTTTCAGCTTTGCTAACCCATTTGGGCCCCCCCACTGTCACTTGGCCACAGGCTAAGATTTTCCCCCCCATCACATTGTTCTACTTCCCATGACATTTTCAGTGTGAATCTTCTCAAGTGACAGTTGCTCCGGttatgtctttgtgtgtcttaCACACGTAGCATGTAAAGCTGTTTTTTGGTTCCACTCTGCACTCTGTTTCGTTCTCACTGTAGGATGCAAATCATTCGCTGTGCCTCAGTGATTTAAGCCTCATCTCCACAGACTCAGAGCTGAGGGAAAACAATCAAAACGTAAGTGTCTGTAGCTTTCCGTAGCCTTTCCTTGCCGCCATGTTTCAGTTTACACCAGTGATGTTAGCTTTCTCACAGGTTTTCACTGCCTCCCTTCTTTCTGCAGTGTCAAGGCCTGGATTTGAACAGTGTTACTCCTGTAAGGATATTTGAGCTTATGTTTCAGAGCCCAGAAAACAGTATTAGTCAGGAAGAGAACCATTCCCAAGGTAACCGCTGCAGGCTTTGTAAACACTGTACTCCTTTCAGTCTGCGCTTTTGGGGCAAAAGTGTTTAGTCCTTCATGCTATGTCTTGTTGTAACAATGCAGATGGCCTGGTGGAGGCATTCAGCTCAGAAGACCCACCTGCAGCCCCAGCCCCTACAGCTGCATCCGACACAAGCGCCCTGCTGTCCTATCCTCTGCCTTTTTCTTCCTCATCTTCCACGTCTGCTTTAGACGCCACCTCGCAGGCCTCCCTGTCCTCTTCACAAACTGTAACAGGCACCCCAGCTTGTGCTCCAGCAACACCCTTCATATCTACACCCAGCTCGCTGGCACCGGTGCTGCCGCCGACCGACGGAGCAGCCCCCCAGCACTACCTGCCACTCTCGTCCAAGGTCCCGCAGCAGGAGAGCTCTGGCTCAGCCCAGGCCAGCGCACTCGCAGGCCCGGCAGCCCCGGCACCCATGCTCACTAATTCCACTCCAGTGGCAGCTCCTACGGAggctctgcctgctgctgcgCACTCTGTGCCTTTAACTGCAAACCCAGTCTTGGCACCCAGTCCCACTATCACCATTGCCCCTACGCAGAGCATTCTGCAGCCCAGCATCGTCATGTCCGACCAGAACCTTCAGTGGATCCTGAACAGTGCCACAAACGCCCAGCAGAGCACTGAGCAAGTGGTAAGGCACACTTCACCTTTCATGAGTGcagcctttctttcttcttcttcattcaGTAAAGCACAACGTGGTCGCAGAAAAAAAGTCCTTTGACTTTCAAACGTGCGTGAAGTAAATACTTCATTATAAATGCAGTGGCTGTAATGGTGTCGTAAACTAGGGTTGTGTGTTTACATTGCCTCACCATCGCTCCAGCTGCGTAGTTATTGCATTGCTCTTGTACAGAGTTTGCACATACAGATGAGCTGATATTTTAGTGGTAACAGGTATGAGATACAGGAGCAGATGGCGTGAAAAATGATGAAAGTAACCACAGCACCAAGGGATCCAGCAGTGTGGCTGCAAGATCATTTTTTATATTAGTAATACTACTTGTAttcattgttttacttacttACACTTGACATGTCTTACCTTGACGTTCACCACTGTGTGTATTATTAGCAATGCCGAGCACACGTTCTCATTTCAGCAACACCAAGGGACAAAGGTAGAAAAGGTCTTCTTCACCACGGCTATACCAGTTGGGGGAAATGCAGGTAAGTGTAAGCCTTCTGTGTGCTGTCCCCAGCCCTCCTGCATCTCCTGCTCAATGACCAGATTTCACAAAAGCGTGGAAATGGGTGTGTTGTGCGTCACAGGGAGCTCCGTGCAACAGATCGGCCTCAGCCTGCCGGTCATCATCATCAAGCAGGAGGAGTCGTGTCAGTGCCAGTGCTCCTGCAGAGACTCCGCCAAAGACAAAAACTTCAGCAGGACCAGCACACCCCCTGCCCAACAGTCACcaccgccccctcctcctccacctcctccgccgcctccttctcctccccccctccctcttccACCTTCCTCCGCTAGCTCCCGGCCTCCAACGTGCTGCTCTAGCCAGCTGCCCTTGTCACCCTGCGGTAGAGGTGAGGCGGCACATCAGGGGGAGGTTCAGCCTGGAGGCTCTGTTGTGACGCCGCCAAGCTTTCCGTCGGATGTGGCCAGCGCCGGGACCCCGGACACCCCTGGCAGCGCCCTTGTCAACATGGATATGTCTGACTTCCTGTCCCTGCAGAGCCCCGAGACACCTAGCCACATGAGCACCATGGAGGCCCTGCTCCTAGTTGCCGACGACTTTTCcatgggtggggtgggaggcGCTGCCAACCCTGGCGCTGGCTTTGCCAAGTGAACGGCCTTGGCTGCGCCGAGCTCTTTGGTTTTAGGGGCATGTTTCCGTCGCCTTGTGTCGCAGTTACGCCCTCATGCCAACCTCTGCTCGAATGATGCCCATTATGTAGGAAACCAAGGCTTTTACAGTGCAGTGCATTCTGATTTATCACCTGCTGAACACTTTAAAAGCCTTGAACTACTTTGTGTGCTTTCACAGCTCTCACTCCCAGCACAAAGCTGGACTGGTACTGGAGCTTTACCTCTGTATTGTGTGCTGCAAAGGTAACACTAAACATTGGCAATGTAGTACTTTTATTCTCTGTTCTTGCAAATATGGTAGCTTTAAATTTCTGCACAAAAATCAAGATattgaatatgtttttttttttttttttcctgttttttccttttcctcactGTAGCTTAACAAGGCAGTGGGTGAAAAAGCTGCAATTCAGAGCAAGTCAGTTAACACTGAAGTGAACTAGATAAATCTGTCAATGTAGCTTTGAATGGCACTGTAGTTGTGACCAGAATAAGATGTCTTGCAGCACTGAGTAATATAAAGTCTTCACTGTATTCTTTCAAAGTGATTACATAAAAAGAGCTAGAGTGTGAATAAACAGAATGTACTGCATGTGAGTCAGATTCCATCACTAAGCAGCGTCTTAACCATCAAAGGTTGCATGGTCATCTCAGGAGAGGAACATCTCGCGTTCCCTCACAGTTCCAATAAGGTCACCGAATGAAGCTTCAGCAGTTTCGCTAGGAAGAAGACGAGTATAAATCCAGAAAATGTGAGTGCAGTCCAAATTAGTCTTGTAgtcttattatatattatatattcattCTTCTTTTTACTGAGTATTAAACCTAGTGTCTCACAGACTTGATTGCCTTTTAAATTCAACTTACATTTATACGTTTGTAAACAATTGCCTGtgactaaattaatttttccttttctagaTAATTTATTGAAATGTCTAATATTATACAATTAGGACTCTCTACTGAAGGttcattgtgtttttgctgacTTTACCCTAAACTTTGAGGACCAAGTGTAGTCAATGCCTTTCTGACTTCTGGCACAGGTGCAGAATcagggccttttttttttttttttttttaacccagaCCCCCTTCCTTGGTGATGTGATGTTGCTTTTTTTATAAACACTGCAACTCTTCAGAATCTGCAGATGTGTTTTTGGCCTTATCCCTCCTCCTGGTCCCCACAGTTTCCTAAAGCGCTGACTGCCACGTGTCTCAAGCTAACAGACAACTAGGAAGGTTTATGCAAACAAAGGGAACACGAGCTTCTTCGAGCAAATCCACATCATGGTAGGCAACCCCAAGGAGCAGCTGCTTATCCGCAGAGGATGGTTTTCGTCCTGCACGTGTCGTGCGCTGTTCACAATAACCTGCTCAGGGATGGAGCCGAGAGACCGACGCAGCTGGCATTTgtgaaaatggactgaaaatgGACTGAAGCTGGACTCTGTCATGAACCGTTGTTAATCTGTGAAGTCTAAAAGCCCTTCATAGCAGAAGCCCTTTGTCCATCTCTGCTGTCTTTCCCCTCCGCTTGTCCTGCAAGCGGGTCACACGGACATAGCGATGAGCACTAAGTCAAGTCCTTGTTTGTATAACACTGCTGTACACAGATGTAGGGGTGAGAGGAGAAAATAATCACAATGTATATACATTTGATAATATAGACTGCTTCCTCTAGATTGTTattgaatttgtatttttgtatagaACTTCACATATTTACACTTTGGGTTTGGAGACAGAAGGTGTTGACTTTGTTGTCCCTTTAAAGTTGCTTCTCCCTGAACTTGATGAGGCAGGGCAGAAATGGCGTAGCGGCCAAAGCCTTCACCTCGGCCCTGGAGCACCAAGCTTTGAATGCCGTCGCGGCCGCCGCCCCCGCTGCAGCTGAAATGACCTTGAGAGGAGGTACTAAGAATGAATGCAGTGAATATGACTCAGCATTTAAAAGGAGCAAACAATTGTCAGCAGCTCAGTAGAcaaacattgcaagtcactttggaggaaatctGCCGCATCGGAGCTTTGGTTTGCGTGTCAAAACTATTAATGAAATGGAATAATGGTTTTCCGGCAGCTCGGTTTTCAGTCCTTGTTGGCATGGCAGCCACAGTGCGCAAAAGGGGGGTGTAGAGCAATCCAGACCCCGGACCAACATAGACACGGTCATCGGAGGAAACGTGGTTTGGCCGCAATTTCCGGCAGTTGAAGCGGAAGCACTGACTTTGCACTCTGTGTCCTACCTTTGGTTTTGCATGACATCACGGCAAAGTTTTTCATTGCTCTTTTAATTTGGTTCACGATTCAGTATTTCTGTGGTACTCTAAGCactttagatttgttttggcaGCATAGGAGAGATTCTTCAGGTCTGGATAGATAGCACTGCTCTTCATTTAACCTGTTTTATGGTAGCCTTGAACTCAGGAGGAG
The window above is part of the Scleropages formosus chromosome 19, fSclFor1.1, whole genome shotgun sequence genome. Proteins encoded here:
- the mtf1 gene encoding metal regulatory transcription factor 1 isoform X3; translated protein: MLTDRALQHADHKVDVSATSSTMGENGPHKEDVYFKVEMDKLTQDDDNKMTDFDKEDLIPSSSSGRVYDRTTVLIEQDPIGLDEEGEEDSHCDDMAFLADGEEEEEEEGSLAFMADPDGMSQGYVHHTISPDQIQFIINPGSTPMPRNIEGATLTLHSECPETKQREVKRYQCMFEGCTRTYSTAGNLRTHQKTHRGEYTFVCNQQGCGKAFLTSYSLKIHVRVHTKEKPFECDVQGCEKAFNTLYRLKAHQRLHTGKTFNCESEGCTKYFTTLSDLRKHIRTHTGEKPFRCDHDGCGKAFAASHHLKTHVRTHTGEKPFLCPSDGCEKTFSSQYSLKSHIRGHDKGGPLSVALGNSLSDDANHSLCLSDLSLISTDSELRENNQNCQGLDLNSVTPVRIFELMFQSPENSISQEENHSQDGLVEAFSSEDPPAAPAPTAASDTSALLSYPLPFSSSSSTSALDATSQASLSSSQTVTGTPACAPATPFISTPSSLAPVLPPTDGAAPQHYLPLSSKVPQQESSGSAQASALAGPAAPAPMLTNSTPVAAPTEALPAAAHSVPLTANPVLAPSPTITIAPTQSILQPSIVMSDQNLQWILNSATNAQQSTEQVQHQGTKVEKVFFTTAIPVGGNAGSSVQQIGLSLPVIIIKQEESCQCQCSCRDSAKDKNFSRTSTPPAQQSPPPPPPPPPPPPPSPPPLPLPPSSASSRPPTCCSSQLPLSPCGRGEAAHQGEVQPGGSVVTPPSFPSDVASAGTPDTPGSALVNMDMSDFLSLQSPETPSHMSTMEALLLVADDFSMGGVGGAANPGAGFAK
- the mtf1 gene encoding metal regulatory transcription factor 1 isoform X2, which produces MGENGPHKEDVYFKVEMDKLTQDDDNKMTDFDKEDLIPSSSSGRVYDRTTVLIEQDPIGLDEEGEEDSHCDDMAFLADGEEEEEEEGSLAFMADPDGMSQGYVHHTISPDQIQFIINPGSTPMPRNIEGATLTLHSECPETKQREVKRYQCMFEGCTRTYSTAGNLRTHQKTHRGEYTFVCNQQGCGKAFLTSYSLKIHVRVHTKEKPFECDVQGCEKAFNTLYRLKAHQRLHTGKTFNCESEGCTKYFTTLSDLRKHIRTHTGEKPFRCDHDGCGKAFAASHHLKTHVRTHTGEKPFLCPSDGCEKTFSSQYSLKSHIRGHDKGGPLSVALGNSLSDDANHSLCLSDLSLISTDSELRENNQNCQGLDLNSVTPVRIFELMFQSPENSISQEENHSQDGLVEAFSSEDPPAAPAPTAASDTSALLSYPLPFSSSSSTSALDATSQASLSSSQTVTGTPACAPATPFISTPSSLAPVLPPTDGAAPQHYLPLSSKVPQQESSGSAQASALAGPAAPAPMLTNSTPVAAPTEALPAAAHSVPLTANPVLAPSPTITIAPTQSILQPSIVMSDQNLQWILNSATNAQQSTEQVQHQGTKVEKVFFTTAIPVGGNAGKCKPSVCCPQPSCISCSMTRFHKSVEMGVLCVTGSSVQQIGLSLPVIIIKQEESCQCQCSCRDSAKDKNFSRTSTPPAQQSPPPPPPPPPPPPPSPPPLPLPPSSASSRPPTCCSSQLPLSPCGRGEAAHQGEVQPGGSVVTPPSFPSDVASAGTPDTPGSALVNMDMSDFLSLQSPETPSHMSTMEALLLVADDFSMGGVGGAANPGAGFAK
- the mtf1 gene encoding metal regulatory transcription factor 1 isoform X1, producing MLTDRALQHADHKVDVSATSSTMGENGPHKEDVYFKVEMDKLTQDDDNKMTDFDKEDLIPSSSSGRVYDRTTVLIEQDPIGLDEEGEEDSHCDDMAFLADGEEEEEEEGSLAFMADPDGMSQGYVHHTISPDQIQFIINPGSTPMPRNIEGATLTLHSECPETKQREVKRYQCMFEGCTRTYSTAGNLRTHQKTHRGEYTFVCNQQGCGKAFLTSYSLKIHVRVHTKEKPFECDVQGCEKAFNTLYRLKAHQRLHTGKTFNCESEGCTKYFTTLSDLRKHIRTHTGEKPFRCDHDGCGKAFAASHHLKTHVRTHTGEKPFLCPSDGCEKTFSSQYSLKSHIRGHDKGGPLSVALGNSLSDDANHSLCLSDLSLISTDSELRENNQNCQGLDLNSVTPVRIFELMFQSPENSISQEENHSQDGLVEAFSSEDPPAAPAPTAASDTSALLSYPLPFSSSSSTSALDATSQASLSSSQTVTGTPACAPATPFISTPSSLAPVLPPTDGAAPQHYLPLSSKVPQQESSGSAQASALAGPAAPAPMLTNSTPVAAPTEALPAAAHSVPLTANPVLAPSPTITIAPTQSILQPSIVMSDQNLQWILNSATNAQQSTEQVQHQGTKVEKVFFTTAIPVGGNAGKCKPSVCCPQPSCISCSMTRFHKSVEMGVLCVTGSSVQQIGLSLPVIIIKQEESCQCQCSCRDSAKDKNFSRTSTPPAQQSPPPPPPPPPPPPPSPPPLPLPPSSASSRPPTCCSSQLPLSPCGRGEAAHQGEVQPGGSVVTPPSFPSDVASAGTPDTPGSALVNMDMSDFLSLQSPETPSHMSTMEALLLVADDFSMGGVGGAANPGAGFAK